One window from the genome of Helicobacter pylori encodes:
- the arsR gene encoding acid response regulator transcription factor ArsR, with amino-acid sequence MIEVLMIEDDIELAEFLSEFLLQHGIHVTNYDEPYTGISAANTQNYDLLLLDLTLPNLDGLEVCRRISKQKHIPIIISSARSDVEDKIKALDYGADDYLPKPYDPKELLARIQSLLRRSHKKEEVSEPSDANIFRVDKDSREVYMHEKKLDLTRAEYEILSLLISKKGYVFSRESIAIESESINPESSNKSIDVIIGRLRSKIEKNPKQPQYIISVRGIGYKLEY; translated from the coding sequence ATGATAGAAGTTTTAATGATAGAAGATGATATAGAATTAGCCGAGTTTTTGAGCGAGTTTTTGCTCCAACATGGCATTCATGTAACCAATTACGATGAGCCATACACCGGCATTAGTGCGGCTAACACACAAAATTATGATTTGTTGTTATTGGATTTGACTTTGCCTAATTTAGACGGGCTTGAAGTGTGTAGGCGCATTTCCAAACAAAAACATATCCCTATTATTATTTCTTCAGCAAGAAGCGATGTGGAAGATAAGATTAAAGCGCTAGATTATGGGGCTGATGATTACCTCCCTAAACCCTATGATCCTAAAGAATTATTAGCTCGCATCCAGTCCTTACTCAGGCGTTCTCATAAAAAAGAAGAAGTGAGTGAGCCAAGCGATGCGAATATCTTTAGGGTGGATAAGGATAGCCGAGAAGTGTATATGCATGAAAAAAAGCTAGACTTAACTAGGGCTGAATATGAAATCCTTTCGCTTCTCATTAGCAAAAAAGGTTATGTGTTTAGCCGTGAAAGCATTGCGATTGAGAGCGAGAGCATCAACCCTGAAAGCTCTAATAAAAGCATTGATGTGATCATTGGCCGTTTGCGATCCAAGATTGAAAAAAATCCTAAACAACCGCAATACATCATCTCTGTTAGAGGGATTGGTTATAAATTAGAATACTGA
- a CDS encoding CiaD-like domain-containing protein — translation MELKNIISETLNEIEKMAKTIDDGFNTAQKTPSFFKTPPYLQNAKNAETPPMSNTEPKNAAKIETQEKITEENTEEKEEEAPEIIIEEIVQENPTQVLIPNERVFLKNLLERTLVLFKGMQALEEKEAMKRLDLVARFLQYQLSVLEKRLESLEREDTE, via the coding sequence ATGGAATTGAAAAACATTATTTCAGAAACCCTTAATGAAATTGAAAAAATGGCTAAAACCATTGATGATGGTTTTAATACGGCACAAAAAACGCCCTCTTTTTTCAAAACGCCCCCTTATTTGCAAAACGCCAAAAACGCTGAAACGCCACCAATGAGTAACACGGAGCCAAAAAACGCTGCTAAAATAGAAACGCAAGAAAAAATCACAGAAGAAAATACAGAAGAAAAAGAAGAAGAGGCGCCAGAAATCATTATAGAAGAAATCGTGCAAGAAAACCCCACGCAAGTGTTAATTCCAAACGAGCGGGTTTTTTTAAAAAATTTATTAGAGAGGACCTTAGTGTTGTTTAAAGGCATGCAAGCTTTAGAAGAAAAAGAAGCCATGAAGCGTTTGGATTTAGTGGCGCGTTTCTTGCAATACCAATTGAGCGTGCTTGAAAAACGATTAGAATCTTTGGAGCGAGAAGACACAGAGTGA
- the cheZ gene encoding protein phosphatase CheZ, protein MTQEELDALMNGGDLENLEALEAKEEAKEPTKEKEEAKEESSSQKMTVKKEDAEKYGKISPNEWPPPPPTEEHKVVHQLDDVTRDSEVKATQIFDQLDLIGASAEKIAKMVKKIQEPLQKHQEIFDNLHGHFPHVESFKTALNEQQEILNALKSIEEEAANCSDSSMQAMDIMQFQDIHRQKIERVVNVMRALSQYMNSLFEGKIDDSKRVSSATFITGDDDKDLASADDIEALIASFGAK, encoded by the coding sequence ATGACACAAGAAGAATTAGACGCTTTGATGAATGGTGGCGATTTGGAAAACTTGGAAGCCTTAGAGGCTAAAGAAGAGGCTAAAGAGCCAACTAAAGAGAAAGAAGAGGCTAAAGAAGAAAGCTCTAGCCAAAAAATGACCGTCAAAAAAGAAGACGCTGAAAAATATGGCAAGATTAGCCCCAATGAATGGCCTCCCCCTCCCCCCACTGAAGAGCATAAAGTCGTGCATCAATTAGATGATGTTACAAGAGATTCTGAAGTGAAAGCCACGCAAATTTTTGATCAATTGGATTTGATCGGAGCTAGCGCTGAAAAGATCGCTAAAATGGTTAAAAAAATCCAAGAACCTTTGCAAAAACACCAAGAAATTTTTGACAATTTGCATGGCCATTTCCCCCATGTGGAATCTTTTAAAACCGCGCTCAACGAGCAACAAGAAATCCTAAACGCCCTTAAAAGCATTGAAGAAGAAGCCGCTAATTGCTCTGATAGCTCCATGCAAGCGATGGATATTATGCAGTTTCAAGATATCCATCGCCAAAAAATTGAACGAGTGGTCAATGTCATGCGAGCGCTCAGCCAATACATGAATTCGCTTTTTGAAGGCAAAATTGATGATTCTAAGCGCGTGAGTTCAGCGACTTTTATCACCGGCGATGACGATAAAGATTTAGCCAGCGCTGATGATATTGAAGCTTTGATCGCTTCTTTTGGAGCCAAATAG
- the cbf2 gene encoding peptidylprolyl isomerase CBF2 yields the protein MKKNILNLALVGALSASFLMAKPAHNANNTTHNTKKTTDSSAGVLATVDGRPITKSDFDMIKQRNPNFDFDKLKEKEKEALIEQAIRTALVENEAKTEKLDQTPEFKAMMEAVKKQALVEFWAKKQAEEVKKIQIPEKEMQDFYNANKDQLFVKQEAHARHILVKTEDEAKRIISEIDKQPKTKKEAKFIELANRDTIDPNSKNAQNGGDLGKFQKNQMAPDFSKAAFALTPGNYTKTPVKTEFGYHIIYLISKDSPVTYTYEQAKPTIKGMLQEKLFQERMNQRIEELRKHAKIVINK from the coding sequence ATGAAAAAAAATATCTTGAATTTAGCGTTAGTGGGCGCGTTGAGCGCGTCGTTTTTGATGGCTAAGCCGGCTCATAACGCAAATAACACTACGCATAACACGAAAAAAACGACTGATTCTTCAGCAGGCGTGTTAGCGACAGTGGATGGCAGGCCTATCACTAAAAGCGATTTTGATATGATTAAGCAACGAAATCCTAATTTTGATTTTGACAAGCTTAAAGAGAAAGAAAAAGAAGCCTTGATTGAGCAAGCCATTCGCACTGCGCTTGTAGAAAATGAAGCTAAAACAGAAAAGCTCGATCAGACTCCAGAATTTAAAGCGATGATGGAAGCGGTTAAAAAACAGGCTTTAGTGGAATTTTGGGCTAAAAAACAGGCTGAAGAAGTGAAAAAAATCCAAATCCCAGAAAAGGAAATGCAAGATTTTTACAACGCTAATAAAGATCAGCTTTTTGTCAAGCAAGAAGCCCATGCTAGGCATATTTTAGTGAAAACCGAAGATGAAGCCAAAAGGATTATTTCTGAGATTGACAAACAGCCAAAGACCAAGAAAGAAGCCAAATTCATTGAGCTAGCCAATCGGGATACGATTGATCCTAACAGCAAGAATGCACAAAATGGCGGTGATTTAGGGAAATTCCAGAAAAACCAAATGGCTCCGGATTTTTCTAAAGCCGCTTTCGCTTTAACTCCTGGGAATTACACTAAAACCCCTGTTAAAACAGAGTTTGGTTATCATATTATCTATTTGATTTCTAAAGATAGCCCTGTAACTTATACTTATGAGCAAGCTAAACCCACCATTAAGGGGATGTTACAAGAAAAGCTTTTCCAAGAACGCATGAATCAACGAATCGAGGAATTAAGGAAGCACGCTAAAATTGTTATCAACAAATAA
- a CDS encoding EI24 domain-containing protein — protein sequence MLLSLSILKKSFNDFLSTRMLLINLGPILLSLAFFGAVFYYNGTNIVGYCQTLLPQSLNDYSHSQGFFAGVFAWVFKALVYFLVFWIVILLSLVINIFASVFYTPLVVSYLHQKYYPHVVLEEFGSILFSIKYFLKSLIFMLLWMAVLTPFYFIPFIGIFGVFFSIIPHFLFFKNTMSLDIASMIFNHQSYQNLLKQHRLKHYRFSFFCYLFSLIPFFNFFATLLQTLMLTHYFFILKEKEC from the coding sequence ATGCTTTTGTCTTTATCTATCCTTAAAAAAAGCTTTAATGATTTTTTGAGCACTAGAATGCTTTTAATCAATCTTGGCCCTATCCTTTTGAGTTTGGCGTTTTTTGGAGCTGTTTTTTACTACAATGGCACAAATATTGTGGGCTATTGCCAAACTTTATTACCGCAATCTTTGAATGACTATTCCCATTCTCAAGGCTTTTTTGCTGGCGTGTTCGCATGGGTTTTTAAAGCGTTAGTGTATTTTCTTGTTTTTTGGATCGTGATTCTTTTGAGTTTAGTCATCAATATTTTTGCGTCTGTTTTTTACACCCCTTTGGTGGTCTCTTATTTGCACCAAAAATATTATCCCCATGTTGTTTTAGAAGAATTTGGCTCTATTCTTTTTTCTATTAAATATTTTTTAAAATCGCTCATTTTTATGCTTTTATGGATGGCGGTTTTAACGCCCTTTTATTTCATTCCCTTTATAGGGATCTTTGGGGTCTTTTTTTCTATAATTCCGCATTTTCTTTTTTTCAAAAACACCATGAGTTTGGATATAGCCAGCATGATTTTTAACCATCAAAGCTATCAAAATTTACTCAAACAGCACCGGTTAAAACATTATCGTTTCTCGTTTTTTTGCTATCTTTTTTCCTTAATCCCTTTTTTTAATTTTTTTGCTACTTTATTGCAAACCCTAATGCTAACGCACTACTTTTTTATCCTTAAAGAAAAAGAATGCTAG
- a CDS encoding tetratricopeptide repeat protein, which translates to MSLETITLANIYEEQGFFEEALQIYTNILKKTPDHAEALKQIKRLEKIQKNGAPFKHDAILEQHYLNFIKGDFLSVENLEKWLVEWN; encoded by the coding sequence ATGTCGTTAGAAACTATCACGCTCGCTAATATTTATGAAGAACAAGGGTTTTTTGAAGAAGCGTTGCAAATTTATACTAATATTTTAAAAAAAACCCCTGACCATGCAGAGGCGTTAAAACAAATAAAACGCTTGGAAAAAATCCAAAAAAATGGCGCTCCTTTCAAACACGATGCAATACTAGAGCAGCACTATTTGAATTTTATCAAAGGGGATTTTTTGAGCGTTGAAAATTTAGAAAAATGGCTGGTAGAATGGAATTGA
- a CDS encoding peptidase U32 family protein — protein MNQVELLSPAGNLKKLKIALNYGADAVYGGVSHFSLRNRASKEFTLETFKEGIDYAHALNKKVYATINGFPFNSQLKLLEEHIYKMAELEPDAFIIAAPGVVKLALKIAPHIPVHLSTQANVLNLLDAQVFYDLGVKRIVCARELSLNDAIEIKKALPDLELEIFVHGSMCFAFSGRCLISALQKGRVPNRGSCANDCRFDYEYYVKNPDNGVMMRLVEEEGVGTHIFNAKDLNLSSHIAEILSSNAISALKIEGRTKSSYYAAQTTRIYRLAVDDFYHNTLKPSFYASELNTLKNRGFTDGYLMRRPFERLDTQNHQTAISEGDFQVNGEITEDGRFFACKFTTTTNIAYEIIAPKNAAITPIVNEIGKIYTFEKRSYLVLYKILLENNTELETIHSGNVNLVRLPAPLPAFSFLRTQVRV, from the coding sequence TTGAACCAAGTTGAATTACTCTCTCCAGCTGGTAATTTAAAAAAACTTAAAATCGCTCTCAACTATGGGGCTGATGCGGTTTATGGGGGAGTGAGCCATTTTTCTTTACGCAATCGTGCTAGCAAGGAATTCACTTTAGAGACCTTTAAAGAAGGGATTGACTACGCCCATGCCTTGAATAAAAAAGTCTATGCGACCATCAATGGTTTCCCTTTCAATTCACAGCTCAAACTTTTAGAAGAGCATATTTATAAAATGGCAGAATTAGAGCCAGACGCTTTCATTATCGCTGCGCCTGGTGTGGTGAAACTCGCTTTAAAAATCGCCCCGCATATCCCTGTCCATTTATCCACGCAAGCGAATGTCTTAAATTTGCTCGATGCGCAAGTGTTTTATGATTTAGGGGTTAAACGCATTGTGTGCGCTAGGGAATTGAGCCTGAATGATGCGATTGAAATTAAAAAAGCCTTACCCGATTTAGAATTAGAAATCTTTGTGCATGGGAGCATGTGCTTTGCCTTTTCAGGGCGTTGCTTGATTTCGGCCTTACAAAAGGGGCGTGTGCCTAATAGAGGGAGTTGCGCGAACGATTGCCGGTTTGATTATGAATATTATGTGAAAAACCCTGATAACGGCGTGATGATGAGGTTGGTTGAAGAAGAAGGCGTAGGCACGCATATTTTTAACGCTAAAGATTTGAATCTCTCTAGTCATATCGCTGAAATTTTAAGCTCCAACGCCATTAGCGCGCTCAAGATTGAAGGGCGCACCAAGTCCAGTTACTACGCCGCACAAACCACGCGCATCTATCGTTTAGCGGTTGATGATTTTTACCATAACACCTTAAAGCCGAGTTTTTATGCTAGCGAATTGAACACGCTTAAAAACAGGGGTTTTACGGACGGCTATTTGATGCGAAGGCCTTTTGAAAGGTTGGATACTCAAAACCACCAAACAGCCATTAGCGAAGGGGATTTTCAAGTCAATGGCGAAATAACCGAAGACGGGCGTTTTTTTGCATGCAAATTCACCACCACCACTAACATAGCTTATGAAATCATCGCCCCCAAAAATGCGGCTATCACGCCCATAGTCAATGAAATTGGCAAAATTTATACCTTTGAAAAACGCTCTTATTTAGTGCTGTATAAAATCCTTTTAGAAAATAACACCGAGTTAGAAACTATCCATAGCGGGAATGTGAATTTAGTGCGACTGCCCGCACCTTTACCGGCTTTTAGTTTTTTACGCACCCAAGTCAGAGTCTAA
- a CDS encoding molybdopterin molybdotransferase MoeA, with translation MISFKEALKIHSSIPLKPLEIEVISLFESIGRILAEDIICIHPLPKFNQSAMDGYGFKMQDLGKKTQVIQRIFAGDDVSALEVKENECVKIMTGAMVPKGIETIVPIECMLESHTNFALAPKDFKINANIRQKGENASLNSVLVPKNTRLNYGHIALIASQGLKEIKAFRKLKIALFSSGDELVPLGQNALECQVYDVNSVGIFNMLKNYNTHFLGVLKDNKDLQLKPLESQDYDVILSSAGVSVGDKDFFKDALKEKNALFYYEKVNLKPGKPVTLAKLNQSIIIGLPGNPLSCLLVLRVLILPLLERLSLNKDFKLKPFKAQINAPLKLKGERTHLILGNYSNNQFIPYNDNRYDSGAIQALAQVDSIALIDEGVRLVQGEIEILRFEN, from the coding sequence ATGATTAGTTTTAAAGAAGCTCTAAAAATCCATTCTAGCATTCCCCTAAAACCCTTAGAAATAGAGGTTATTTCTTTGTTTGAAAGCATAGGGCGCATTTTAGCAGAGGATATTATTTGCATCCACCCCTTGCCTAAATTCAATCAAAGCGCAATGGATGGCTATGGGTTTAAAATGCAAGATTTAGGCAAAAAAACTCAAGTCATTCAGCGCATTTTTGCTGGAGATGATGTGAGCGCTTTAGAAGTTAAAGAAAATGAATGCGTTAAAATCATGACTGGAGCGATGGTGCCAAAGGGAATAGAAACGATTGTCCCTATAGAATGCATGCTAGAAAGCCATACAAATTTCGCCCTAGCTCCCAAAGATTTTAAAATAAACGCCAATATCCGTCAAAAGGGCGAAAACGCTTCTTTAAACAGCGTGTTAGTCCCTAAAAATACCCGTTTGAATTACGGGCATATCGCGCTCATTGCCTCTCAAGGGTTAAAAGAAATCAAAGCGTTTAGGAAATTAAAAATCGCTTTATTTAGTAGCGGCGATGAATTAGTGCCTTTAGGGCAAAACGCCCTAGAATGCCAAGTTTATGATGTTAATTCAGTGGGTATTTTTAACATGCTTAAAAACTACAACACGCATTTTTTAGGGGTTTTAAAAGATAATAAAGATTTACAGCTTAAACCACTTGAATCACAAGATTATGATGTCATCCTTTCAAGCGCGGGGGTGAGTGTGGGGGATAAAGACTTTTTTAAAGACGCTTTGAAAGAAAAAAACGCCCTTTTTTATTATGAAAAAGTCAATCTCAAACCTGGAAAACCGGTAACTTTAGCCAAACTCAATCAAAGTATTATTATAGGCTTACCGGGTAATCCTTTAAGCTGCTTATTGGTTTTACGAGTTTTGATTCTACCCTTACTAGAGCGCTTATCCTTAAATAAAGATTTTAAACTAAAACCCTTTAAGGCTCAAATCAATGCCCCTTTAAAGCTTAAAGGCGAACGAACGCATTTAATTTTAGGCAACTATTCAAACAACCAATTCATTCCTTACAACGACAACCGCTATGACTCAGGAGCGATTCAAGCCCTTGCGCAAGTTGATTCTATCGCTTTAATTGATGAAGGAGTAAGATTAGTTCAGGGCGAAATTGAAATTTTAAGGTTTGAAAATTAA
- the hemB gene encoding porphobilinogen synthase — translation MFKRLRRLRSSENLRAMIRETRLNIDDFIAPLFVIESDSYIKNEISSMPGVYQMSIEPLLKECEELVGLGIKAVLLFGIPKHKDATGSHALNKDHIVAKATREIKKRFKDLIVIADLCFCEYTDHGHCGILENDSVSNDKTLEILNLQGLILAESGVDILAPSNMMDGNVLSLRKALDKAGYFHTPIMSYSTKFASSYYGPFRDVANSAPSFGDRKSYQMDYANQKEALLESLEDEKQGADILMVKPALAYLDIVKEIRDHTLLPLALYNVSGEYAMLKLAQKHNLINYESVLLETMTCFKRAGADMIISYHAKEVANLLQRN, via the coding sequence ATGTTCAAACGATTGAGAAGATTACGAAGCAGCGAAAATTTAAGGGCGATGATAAGAGAAACGCGTCTGAATATTGATGATTTCATCGCTCCCTTATTTGTCATAGAAAGCGATAGTTATATTAAAAATGAAATCAGTTCCATGCCTGGCGTTTATCAAATGAGTATCGAGCCTCTTTTAAAAGAATGCGAAGAATTAGTGGGTTTAGGCATCAAAGCCGTTTTATTGTTTGGCATTCCTAAACATAAGGACGCTACAGGAAGCCATGCGTTAAATAAGGATCACATTGTCGCAAAAGCCACGAGAGAAATTAAAAAACGATTTAAGGATTTGATCGTTATAGCGGATTTGTGTTTTTGCGAATACACCGACCATGGGCATTGCGGGATTTTAGAAAACGATTCTGTGTCTAACGATAAAACGCTAGAGATTTTAAATCTTCAAGGGCTTATTTTAGCCGAAAGCGGCGTGGATATTCTAGCCCCAAGCAACATGATGGATGGCAATGTTTTAAGCTTGAGAAAAGCGCTAGATAAGGCCGGGTATTTTCACACGCCCATCATGAGCTATTCCACTAAATTTGCGAGCAGTTATTACGGGCCTTTTAGAGATGTAGCCAATTCTGCACCGAGTTTTGGCGATCGCAAAAGCTATCAAATGGATTACGCTAATCAAAAAGAAGCGCTTTTAGAAAGCTTGGAAGATGAAAAACAGGGTGCGGATATTTTAATGGTGAAACCGGCTTTAGCGTATTTGGATATTGTTAAAGAGATTAGAGATCACACTTTGCTCCCCTTAGCGCTCTATAATGTGAGTGGGGAATACGCCATGCTCAAACTCGCGCAAAAACACAACCTGATCAATTATGAAAGCGTTTTATTAGAAACGATGACTTGTTTTAAAAGAGCGGGAGCGGATATGATTATTAGCTATCATGCTAAAGAAGTGGCTAACTTATTACAAAGGAATTGA
- the prfB gene encoding peptide chain release factor 2 — MDNYTYSELLKSLQNKCDNIALIIKPEKIKQELERIEKEQEDPNFWQDVLKARDTNKEKVRLNRLLETYQKTKDSLDESVELFELAQNDNDEVTLSLLYEEAPVLEHSVQKVEIEIMLSGENDTSNAIITIQPGAGGTESQDWASILYRMYLRWAERRGFKSEILDYQDGEEAGIKGVAFIIKGENAYGYLKNENGVHRLVRISPFDANAKRHTSFASVQISPELDDDIDIEIDEKDVRYDYYRASGAGGQHVNKTESAVRITHFPTGIVVQCQNDRSQHKNKASALKMLKSKLYELELEKQQSSAKNEEKSEIGWGHQIRSYVLAPYQQVKDARSNIAYSNVEAILDGDIDAILEGVLIAKA, encoded by the coding sequence GTGGATAACTACACCTATAGCGAATTGTTAAAAAGCTTGCAAAACAAATGCGATAATATCGCTTTAATCATCAAGCCTGAAAAGATCAAACAAGAATTAGAACGCATTGAAAAAGAGCAAGAAGACCCTAATTTTTGGCAAGATGTCTTAAAGGCTAGAGATACCAATAAAGAAAAAGTGCGCCTAAACCGCTTGCTAGAAACCTATCAAAAAACGAAAGATTCTTTAGATGAAAGCGTAGAATTGTTTGAACTCGCTCAAAACGATAACGATGAGGTTACTTTATCCTTGCTCTATGAAGAGGCTCCTGTTTTAGAGCACAGCGTCCAAAAAGTAGAAATTGAAATCATGTTAAGCGGTGAAAATGACACTTCAAACGCTATTATCACCATTCAGCCTGGAGCGGGGGGGACTGAAAGCCAAGATTGGGCGAGTATTTTGTATCGCATGTATTTGAGGTGGGCGGAAAGAAGGGGCTTTAAAAGCGAGATTTTAGACTATCAAGATGGCGAAGAAGCGGGCATTAAAGGGGTCGCCTTTATCATTAAGGGCGAAAACGCTTATGGCTATTTGAAAAATGAAAATGGGGTGCATAGGCTTGTAAGGATTTCACCCTTTGATGCGAACGCCAAACGGCACACGAGTTTTGCGAGCGTGCAAATTAGCCCTGAATTAGACGATGATATTGATATAGAAATTGATGAAAAAGATGTCCGTTATGATTATTACAGAGCCAGTGGGGCAGGCGGTCAGCATGTCAATAAAACAGAAAGTGCGGTTAGGATCACACATTTCCCTACCGGTATTGTGGTGCAATGCCAAAACGACAGGAGCCAGCATAAAAACAAAGCGAGCGCGTTAAAAATGCTTAAATCCAAGCTTTATGAATTGGAATTAGAAAAGCAGCAAAGCAGTGCCAAAAATGAAGAAAAAAGCGAGATCGGTTGGGGGCATCAAATAAGAAGCTATGTCCTAGCCCCCTACCAGCAAGTCAAAGACGCGCGCTCCAATATTGCTTATAGCAATGTGGAAGCGATACTAGACGGCGATATTGATGCGATTTTAGAGGGCGTTTTGATTGCTAAAGCTTAA
- the fliR gene encoding flagellar biosynthetic protein FliR → MLDFIQELSTPHVRDFFLLFLRVSGVLSFFPFFENHLVPLSVRGALSLYVSTIFYPTLEFSNAAYTPEGFIIACLCELFLGVCASIFLQIVFASLVFATDSISFSMGLTMASAYDPISGSQKPIVGQALLLLAILILLDLSFHHQIILFVDHSLKAVPLGQFVFEPALAKNIVKAFSHLFVIGFSMAFPILCLVLLSDIIFGMIMKTHPQFNLLAIGFPVKIAIGFVGIILIASAIMGRFKEEISLAFSAISKIF, encoded by the coding sequence ATGCTAGATTTCATTCAAGAGCTTAGCACCCCCCATGTTAGGGATTTTTTCTTGTTGTTTTTAAGGGTTAGTGGCGTGCTGTCTTTTTTCCCTTTTTTTGAAAACCATTTAGTGCCTTTGTCGGTGCGTGGGGCTTTGAGCTTGTATGTGAGCACGATTTTTTACCCCACTTTAGAATTTTCAAACGCCGCTTACACGCCAGAGGGTTTTATTATTGCTTGCTTGTGCGAGCTGTTTTTGGGGGTGTGCGCGTCTATCTTTTTGCAAATCGTCTTTGCAAGCTTGGTGTTTGCAACCGATAGCATCAGCTTTTCTATGGGGCTTACGATGGCGAGCGCATATGATCCTATTTCAGGATCGCAAAAACCCATTGTGGGGCAAGCCCTTTTATTGTTAGCGATTTTAATTTTATTAGACTTATCGTTCCACCATCAAATCATTTTGTTTGTGGATCACAGCTTAAAAGCCGTCCCTTTAGGGCAATTTGTCTTTGAGCCAGCGTTAGCTAAAAACATTGTCAAAGCCTTTTCGCACTTGTTTGTCATAGGGTTTTCTATGGCGTTCCCTATTTTATGCTTGGTGTTATTGAGCGATATTATTTTTGGCATGATCATGAAAACCCACCCTCAGTTCAACCTACTCGCTATCGGGTTTCCGGTTAAAATTGCGATCGGGTTTGTGGGCATTATTTTAATCGCTTCGGCTATCATGGGGCGTTTTAAAGAAGAAATCAGCCTGGCCTTTAGCGCCATTAGCAAAATCTTTTAA
- a CDS encoding YebC/PmpR family DNA-binding transcriptional regulator, translating into MGRAFEYRRAAKEKRWDKMSKVFPKLAKAITLAAKDGGSEPDTNAKLRTAILNAKAQNMPKDNIDAAIKRASSKEGNLSEITYEGKANFGVLIIMECMTDNPTRTIANLKSYFNKTQGASIVPNGSLEFMFNRKSVFECLKNEVKNLKLSLEDLEFALIDYGLEELEEVEDKIIIRGDYNSFKLLNEGFESLKLPILKAGLQRIATTPIELNDEQMELTEKLLDRIEDDDDVVALYTNIE; encoded by the coding sequence ATGGGACGAGCGTTTGAATACAGAAGAGCGGCTAAAGAAAAACGATGGGATAAGATGAGTAAGGTTTTCCCCAAGCTCGCCAAAGCGATCACTCTAGCGGCAAAAGATGGCGGGAGCGAGCCGGACACGAATGCCAAACTACGAACAGCGATTTTAAACGCTAAAGCGCAAAACATGCCTAAAGACAATATTGACGCAGCGATTAAAAGAGCGAGCAGTAAAGAGGGGAATTTGAGTGAAATCACTTATGAGGGTAAGGCGAATTTTGGCGTGTTAATCATTATGGAATGCATGACTGATAACCCCACTAGAACCATTGCCAACCTTAAAAGCTATTTCAATAAAACGCAAGGGGCAAGTATCGTGCCTAATGGCTCTTTAGAGTTTATGTTTAATAGAAAAAGCGTGTTTGAATGCTTGAAAAATGAAGTAAAAAATTTAAAACTCAGCCTAGAAGATTTAGAATTCGCTCTCATTGATTATGGCTTGGAAGAATTAGAAGAAGTAGAAGACAAGATTATTATTAGGGGGGATTATAACAGCTTCAAACTCTTAAATGAGGGGTTTGAAAGCTTGAAATTGCCCATTTTAAAAGCGGGTTTGCAACGCATCGCCACAACGCCCATTGAATTGAATGACGAACAAATGGAGCTTACCGAAAAATTACTGGATAGGATTGAAGACGATGATGATGTGGTCGCGCTTTATACGAATATTGAGTGA